A part of Eschrichtius robustus isolate mEscRob2 chromosome 20, mEscRob2.pri, whole genome shotgun sequence genomic DNA contains:
- the LRRC59 gene encoding leucine-rich repeat-containing protein 59: protein MTKAGSKGGNLRDKLDGHELDLSLSDLNEVPVKELAALPKATILDLSCNKLTALPSDFCGLTHLVKLDLSKNKLRQLPADFGRLVNLQHLDLLNNRLVTLPVSFAQLKSLKWLDLKDNPLDPVLAKVAGDCLDEKQCKQCANKVLQHMKAVQVDQERERQRRLEIDREAEKKWEAKQRAKEAQDRELRKREKAEEKERRRKEYDALKAAKREQEKKPKKETNQAPKSKSGSRARKPPPRKHTRSWAVLRLLLLLLLCVAGGLVACRVTELQQQPLCTSVNALYDSALRGLRSHDILRWVLQTDSQQ from the exons ATGACCAAGGCTGGTAGCAAGGGCGGGAACCTCCGCGACAAGCTGGACGGCCACGAGCTGGATCTGAGCCTCAGCGACCTAAATGAGGTCCCGGTCAAGGAGTTG GCTGCCCTCCCAAAGGCCACCATACTGGATCTGTCCTGCAATAAACTGACTGCTCTACCG TCGGATTTCTGTGGCCTCACACACCTGGTGAAGCTGGACCTGAGTAAGAACAAACTGCGGCAGCTGCCAGCAGACTTCGGCCGCCTGGTCAACCTCCAGCACCTGGACCTCCTCAACAACCGGCTGGTCACCCTGCCTGTCAGCTTTGCTCAGCTCAAG AGTCTGAAGTGGCTGGACCTGAAGGATAACCCCCTGGATCCTGTGCTGGCCAAGGTGGCAGGGGATTGCTTGGATGAGAAGCAGTGTAAGCAGTGCGCCAACAAG GTGTTACAGCACATGAAGGCTGTGCAGGTGGATCAGGAGCGAGAGAGGCAGCGGCGGCTGGAAATAGACCGAG AGGCCGAGAAGAAGTGGGAGGCCAAGCAGCGAGCTAAGGAGGCTCAGGATCGGGAACTGCGGAAGCGGGAGAAGGCGGAAGAGAAGGAGCGCCGGAGAAAGGAGTATGACGCTCTCAAAGCAGCCAAGCGGGAGCAGGAGAAGAAACctaagaaggaaacaaatcaggcCCCGA AATCTAAGTCCGGCTCTCGGGCCCGGAAGCCACCACCCCGGAAGCACACTCGCTCCTGGGCtgtgctgaggctgctgctgctgctgctgctgtgtgtGGCTGGCGGGCTGGTCGCCTGTCGGGTGACggagctgcagcagcagcccCTCTGCACCAGCGTGAACGCCCTCTACGACAGCGCGCTCCGGGGCCTGCGCAGCCACGACATCCTCCGGTGGGTCCTGCAGACCGATTCTCAGCAGTGA
- the EME1 gene encoding crossover junction endonuclease EME1 isoform X1 — MAVEKLSLSLESSESDSEELPTFAFLKKEPSSTERRQPQKEEKIVVVDTSDSEASCPPSQKLKDPPPVPEAAETVPQTEPVRVLSSGSEDEEEFVPLAERLTCKFLTHKQLSPEDSRSPVKRVLDHQNNEGASRDWQNQPFTKIRDIALCDTSERRASNNKDPMVDSPCHQLPAYQTTCSVQSNSLTVTKTNAEVPPPQKRTKHNQKVQKRGSQGCQQRGQASQKESTQRQQERKKKAALVNRLKAQRPEECLKHIAVLLDPVLLQMEGGGQLLGALQSMECCCVIEAPAVPCSITWRRRAGSTEDGEEGWVEEPTILVLLLAEAFVSMIYNFKQGSLGSAEQGKETLRSFVTDITARTAGKALSLVIVDLEKCFSAPNPPRRRKQGVANGEQAKEKKKQRQPEANTVAVVTRVDMEEALVDLQLHTEAQARIVQSWKELADLTCTFTKAVAEAPFKKLRDQASFSFCLESDWAGGAKVDRSGRGLAVVWRRQIQQLNRVSLEMASAVVDAYPSPQLLIQAYKRCFSEQERQNLLADIQVRRGEGVTATSRRLGPELSRRIYLQMTALQPDLSLDSAD; from the exons ATGGCTGTAGAGAAGTTATCACTCTCACTGGAATCCAGTGAGAGTGACTCTGAGGAGTTGCCAACATTTGCCTTTCTGAAGAAGGAACCGTCTTCAACAGAGAGGAGGCAGCCTCAGAAGGAGGAGAAGATTGTAGTGGTTGACACCTCAGATTCTGAGGCCTCCTGTCCTCCATCACAAAAACTGAAAGATCCACCACCTGTTCCAGAGGCAGCTGAAACTGTCCCACAAACAGAGCCAGTCAGGGTGCTAAGCAGTGGAAGTGAGGATGAGGAAGAATTTGTTCCCCTGGCTGAGAGACTTACTTGTAAGTTTTTGACCCACAAGCAGCTGAGCCCTGAGGACTCCAGATCCCCAGTTAAAAGGGTTTTAGATCATCAGAATAATGAAGGAGCATCACGTGACTGGCAAAACCAGCCCTTTACAAAGATCCGTGATATTGCTCTCTGTGACACCTCAGAGAGGCGTGCATCAAATAACAAGGACCCTATGGTAGACAGTCCATGCCATCAGCTGCCAGCCTACCAAACTACCTGCTCTGTCCAGAGCAACAGCTTGACAGTAACTAAAACAAATGCTGAGGTACCCCCACCTCAGAAGAGGACCAAGCATAATCAGAAGGTCCAGAAGAGAGGCTCACAGGGATGCCAGCAGCGGGGACAAGCAAGCCAAAAGGAAAGCACCCAGAGGcaacaggaaaggaagaagaaggcaGCCCTGGTTAACAGGCTGAAAGCTCAGAGGCCAGAGGAGTGCTTAAAGCATATCGCTGTGCTGCTGGATCCAG TGCTCTTGCAGATGGAAGGTGGGGGCCAGCTCCTCGGAGCACTACAGTCCATGGAGTGCTGCTGTGTGATTGAGGCGCCGGCCGTGCCTTGCAGCATCACGTGGCGGAGAAGGGCTGGGTCCACTGAG GATGGAGAGGAGGGCTGGGTGGAGGAGCCGACGATTCTGGTGCTGCTCCTGGCAGAGGCGTTTGTGTCCATGATCTACAACTTCAAGCAG GGAAGTCTGGGCAGCGCCGAGCAAGGGAAGGAAACGCTTCGGAGCTTTGTAACTGACATCACAGCAAGGACAGCTGGGAAAGCTCTGTCACTGGTGATTGTGGATCTGGAGAAATGCTTCAG TGCTCCGAATCCTCCAAGGAGAAGGAAACAGGGAGTGGCAAATGGagaacaggccaaggagaagAAGAAGCAGAGACAACCGGAGGCCAACACAGTGGCTGTGGTGACCAGGGTAGACATGGAAGAG GCATTGGTAGATCTGCAGCTACACACAGAAGCCCAGGCTCGAATTGTGCAGAGCTGGAAAGAGCTGGCTGACTTGACGTGCACATTCACAAAGGCTGTGGCTGAGGCGCCCTTCAA GAAGCTCCGAGATCAAGCTAGTTTCTCCTTCTGCCTGGAGAGTGACTGGGCTGGAGGGGCAAAGGTGGACCGCTCTGGCAGGGGGCTTGCAGTGGTCTGGAGGAGACAGATTCAGCAGCTGAACCgagtcagcctggaaatggccaGTGCCGTTGTGGACGCCTACCCCTCCCCACAGCTCCTGATCCAG GCTTATAAGCGGTGTTTTTCTGAGCAAGAACGCCAGAATTTGCTTGCAGACATACAGGTGCGCCGTGGGGAAGGTGTGACAGCCACCTCCCGCCGTCTTGGACCGGAGCTCTCCAGGCGTATCTACCTTCAGATGACAGCTTTGCAGCCAGATCTCTCTTTAGACAGTGCAGACTGA
- the EME1 gene encoding crossover junction endonuclease EME1 isoform X2, producing the protein MAVEKLSLSLESSESDSEELPTFAFLKKEPSSTERRQPQKEEKIVVVDTSDSEASCPPSQKLKDPPPVPEAAETVPQTEPVRVLSSGSEDEEEFVPLAERLTCKFLTHKQLSPEDSRSPVKRVLDHQNNEGASRDWQNQPFTKIRDIALCDTSERRASNNKDPMVDSPCHQLPAYQTTCSVQSNSLTVTKTNAEVPPPQKRTKHNQKVQKRGSQGCQQRGQASQKESTQRQQERKKKAALVNRLKAQRPEECLKHIAVLLDPVLLQMEGGGQLLGALQSMECCCVIEAPAVPCSITWRRRAGSTEDGEEGWVEEPTILVLLLAEAFVSMIYNFKQGSLGSAEQGKETLRSFVTDITARTAGKALSLVIVDLEKCFSAPNPPRRRKQGVANGEQAKEKKKQRQPEANTVAVVTRVDMEEALVDLQLHTEAQARIVQSWKELADLTCTFTKAVAEAPFKKLRDQASFSFCLESDWAGGAKVDRSGRGLAVVWRRQIQQLNRVSLEMASAVVDAYPSPQLLIQTYRCAVGKV; encoded by the exons ATGGCTGTAGAGAAGTTATCACTCTCACTGGAATCCAGTGAGAGTGACTCTGAGGAGTTGCCAACATTTGCCTTTCTGAAGAAGGAACCGTCTTCAACAGAGAGGAGGCAGCCTCAGAAGGAGGAGAAGATTGTAGTGGTTGACACCTCAGATTCTGAGGCCTCCTGTCCTCCATCACAAAAACTGAAAGATCCACCACCTGTTCCAGAGGCAGCTGAAACTGTCCCACAAACAGAGCCAGTCAGGGTGCTAAGCAGTGGAAGTGAGGATGAGGAAGAATTTGTTCCCCTGGCTGAGAGACTTACTTGTAAGTTTTTGACCCACAAGCAGCTGAGCCCTGAGGACTCCAGATCCCCAGTTAAAAGGGTTTTAGATCATCAGAATAATGAAGGAGCATCACGTGACTGGCAAAACCAGCCCTTTACAAAGATCCGTGATATTGCTCTCTGTGACACCTCAGAGAGGCGTGCATCAAATAACAAGGACCCTATGGTAGACAGTCCATGCCATCAGCTGCCAGCCTACCAAACTACCTGCTCTGTCCAGAGCAACAGCTTGACAGTAACTAAAACAAATGCTGAGGTACCCCCACCTCAGAAGAGGACCAAGCATAATCAGAAGGTCCAGAAGAGAGGCTCACAGGGATGCCAGCAGCGGGGACAAGCAAGCCAAAAGGAAAGCACCCAGAGGcaacaggaaaggaagaagaaggcaGCCCTGGTTAACAGGCTGAAAGCTCAGAGGCCAGAGGAGTGCTTAAAGCATATCGCTGTGCTGCTGGATCCAG TGCTCTTGCAGATGGAAGGTGGGGGCCAGCTCCTCGGAGCACTACAGTCCATGGAGTGCTGCTGTGTGATTGAGGCGCCGGCCGTGCCTTGCAGCATCACGTGGCGGAGAAGGGCTGGGTCCACTGAG GATGGAGAGGAGGGCTGGGTGGAGGAGCCGACGATTCTGGTGCTGCTCCTGGCAGAGGCGTTTGTGTCCATGATCTACAACTTCAAGCAG GGAAGTCTGGGCAGCGCCGAGCAAGGGAAGGAAACGCTTCGGAGCTTTGTAACTGACATCACAGCAAGGACAGCTGGGAAAGCTCTGTCACTGGTGATTGTGGATCTGGAGAAATGCTTCAG TGCTCCGAATCCTCCAAGGAGAAGGAAACAGGGAGTGGCAAATGGagaacaggccaaggagaagAAGAAGCAGAGACAACCGGAGGCCAACACAGTGGCTGTGGTGACCAGGGTAGACATGGAAGAG GCATTGGTAGATCTGCAGCTACACACAGAAGCCCAGGCTCGAATTGTGCAGAGCTGGAAAGAGCTGGCTGACTTGACGTGCACATTCACAAAGGCTGTGGCTGAGGCGCCCTTCAA GAAGCTCCGAGATCAAGCTAGTTTCTCCTTCTGCCTGGAGAGTGACTGGGCTGGAGGGGCAAAGGTGGACCGCTCTGGCAGGGGGCTTGCAGTGGTCTGGAGGAGACAGATTCAGCAGCTGAACCgagtcagcctggaaatggccaGTGCCGTTGTGGACGCCTACCCCTCCCCACAGCTCCTGATCCAG ACATACAGGTGCGCCGTGGGGAAGGTGTGA
- the MRPL27 gene encoding large ribosomal subunit protein bL27m yields the protein MALAVLTLRTRTAVTALLSPPQATALAVRYASKKTGGSSKNLGGKSPGKRFGIKRMEGHYVHAGNILATQRHFRWHPGAHVGLGKKKYLYALEEGIVRYTKEVYVPSPSNPEAVDLVTRLPEGAVLYKTFVHVVPAKPEGTFKLVAML from the exons ATGGCGTTAGCGGTGTTGACGCTGAGGACGCGGACAGCTG TTACAGCCCTGCTGAGCCCCCCTCAGGCTACAGCTCTTGCCGTCAGATATGCATCCAAAAAGACAGGTGGCAGCTCTAAGAACCTCGGTGGAAAGTCACCAGGCAAACGCTTTGGCATCAAGAGAATGGAGG GTCACTATGTTCATGCTGGCAACATCCTTGCGACTCAGCGCCACTTCCGCTGGCACCCAGGTGCCCAT gtggggctggggaagAAGAAGTACCTGTATGCTCTGGAGGAGGGCATAGTCCGCTACACTAAGGAGGTCTACGTACCCAGTCCCAGCAACCCGGAGGCTGTGGATCTGGTCACCAGGCTGCCCGAGGGGGCTGTGCTCTACAAGACTTTTGTCCACGTGGTTCCTGCCAAGCCTGAGGGCACCTTCAAACTGGTAGCTATGCTTTGA